The Bradyrhizobium ottawaense genome window below encodes:
- a CDS encoding flotillin family protein has protein sequence MFDIAVPAMIGVALIVVLGIVFTILYKRATRDEAFVRTGLGGKKVVLDGGAMILPIFHSYASVNLKTLRLTVERKERESLITKDRLRVDIVAEFYVRVRPDDESIALASQTLGALTNDAEALRNQVEAKFVDGLRSVAATMSILELQEKRSDFVKHVQATVESDVKSNGLELESVSLTKLDQTDVKFFNPENFFDAEGLTQLKTVTETRRRDRNAIVRDNEVAIAQKDLEARQQTLGIERTKKEAELSQERDIANKTASTRAEVATATQTARLTEENARIDTDRAVAEKEAGAKQVKETAVIESDLAINKRKTDAQREIQIATQENEIQIASKSKQTSEAVAEAKTAEAIAVSAEEKVVTARAVEVADRARLTQVLAARTEAERKSTELIVAAEAEKKASLDRAEAVKTLATAEAESNKIKAVGVRNIGEAEAAVITMKNEAQNKLGSNVIDFEIAKKRIETMPSALAEMVKPIANLKDVRILHTGGAFGGNGAGGGNVGFGEGLAGELLKVHALRPMIDEILRQSGFAPDDDPVKALVGAVTGKSNGAAVPAPAPEKTNTADL, from the coding sequence ATGTTCGACATCGCAGTCCCGGCCATGATCGGCGTCGCGCTGATCGTCGTCCTGGGGATCGTCTTCACCATCCTCTACAAGCGCGCCACCCGCGACGAGGCTTTCGTGCGCACCGGCCTCGGCGGCAAGAAGGTGGTGCTCGACGGCGGCGCCATGATCCTGCCGATCTTCCACTCCTATGCCAGCGTCAATCTGAAGACGCTGCGGCTCACCGTGGAACGCAAGGAGCGGGAATCCCTCATCACCAAGGACCGGCTGCGCGTCGACATCGTCGCCGAATTCTACGTGCGCGTCCGCCCCGACGATGAGAGTATCGCGCTTGCGAGCCAGACGCTGGGCGCACTGACCAATGACGCCGAAGCCCTGCGCAACCAGGTCGAGGCCAAATTCGTCGACGGCCTGCGCTCGGTGGCGGCGACCATGTCCATTTTGGAGCTGCAGGAAAAGCGCAGCGATTTCGTCAAGCACGTGCAGGCCACGGTCGAGTCCGACGTCAAGTCGAACGGCCTCGAGCTCGAATCCGTGTCGCTCACAAAACTCGACCAGACCGACGTCAAGTTCTTCAACCCGGAGAACTTCTTCGACGCCGAAGGTCTCACCCAGCTCAAGACCGTCACCGAGACGCGCCGGCGCGACCGCAACGCCATCGTGCGCGACAACGAGGTGGCGATCGCCCAGAAGGACCTCGAGGCGCGGCAGCAGACCCTCGGCATCGAGCGCACCAAGAAGGAAGCCGAGCTGTCGCAGGAGCGCGACATCGCCAACAAGACCGCGAGCACCCGCGCCGAGGTCGCAACCGCGACGCAGACCGCGCGCCTCACCGAGGAGAATGCCCGCATCGATACCGACCGTGCCGTTGCCGAGAAGGAAGCCGGCGCCAAGCAGGTCAAGGAAACCGCGGTGATCGAATCGGATCTGGCGATCAACAAGCGCAAGACCGACGCCCAGCGCGAGATCCAGATCGCGACGCAGGAGAACGAGATCCAGATCGCCTCCAAGAGCAAGCAGACCTCTGAAGCCGTCGCCGAGGCCAAGACCGCCGAAGCGATCGCGGTCTCCGCGGAGGAAAAAGTCGTGACCGCACGCGCGGTCGAGGTCGCCGATCGCGCCCGTCTCACCCAGGTGCTGGCCGCGCGGACCGAGGCCGAGCGCAAATCGACGGAGCTGATCGTCGCGGCCGAAGCCGAGAAGAAGGCCTCGCTCGATCGCGCCGAGGCCGTGAAGACGCTGGCCACGGCCGAAGCCGAGTCCAACAAGATCAAGGCCGTCGGCGTGCGCAACATCGGTGAGGCGGAAGCTGCCGTCATCACCATGAAGAACGAGGCGCAGAACAAGCTCGGCAGCAACGTCATCGACTTCGAGATCGCCAAGAAGCGGATCGAGACGATGCCGTCGGCGCTGGCCGAGATGGTCAAGCCGATCGCCAACCTCAAGGACGTCCGTATCCTGCACACCGGCGGCGCCTTCGGCGGCAACGGCGCCGGTGGAGGCAATGTCGGCTTCGGCGAGGGACTCGCCGGCGAACTCCTCAAGGTGCATGCGCTGCGTCCGATGATCGACGAGATCCTGCGCCAGAGCGGCTTTGCGCCCGACGACGATCCCGTGAAGGCGCTGGTCGGCGCCGTGACGGGGAAGAGCAACGGCGCCGCCGTGCCGGCTCCGGCACCGGAGAAGACGAACACCGCCGATCTATGA
- a CDS encoding OB-fold-containig protein, giving the protein MSALLEHVMSPEVRPFAIAAAMILIVGSIEVVSMLVGASLSEMLGTNIDFAHPSDNGVINAISWINVGGVPLLIFLLLLLGAFSITGFLIQDIARMVAGPLPATLASVGAVAVSVPLVRAASRAIARAIPRDESYAVGLGDLVGRIGEVVIGPLDQGPPGRVSVADVHGNRHFVWAVAAPASSPLPQGTMVLLVDRDGTRFVAVKADDELKPSKPTLNS; this is encoded by the coding sequence ATGAGCGCTCTGCTCGAACACGTCATGTCGCCGGAGGTCAGGCCGTTCGCGATCGCGGCGGCCATGATCCTCATCGTCGGCTCGATCGAAGTGGTCTCGATGCTGGTCGGGGCTTCCCTGAGCGAAATGCTCGGCACCAACATCGATTTCGCTCACCCCAGCGACAATGGCGTGATCAACGCCATTTCCTGGATCAATGTCGGCGGCGTGCCGCTTCTGATCTTCCTGCTGCTGCTGCTCGGCGCCTTCTCCATCACCGGCTTCCTGATCCAGGACATCGCGCGAATGGTTGCGGGGCCCTTGCCGGCAACGCTCGCCTCGGTCGGGGCCGTCGCGGTCTCGGTTCCGCTGGTCCGCGCTGCCAGCAGGGCGATCGCGCGGGCCATTCCCAGGGATGAAAGCTATGCCGTTGGCCTCGGGGATCTCGTCGGCCGCATCGGTGAGGTCGTCATCGGCCCGCTCGACCAGGGGCCGCCCGGCCGAGTCAGCGTCGCCGACGTCCACGGCAACCGCCATTTCGTCTGGGCGGTTGCGGCGCCGGCGTCATCGCCCCTGCCACAGGGAACCATGGTCCTGCTGGTCGACCGCGACGGCACCCGCTTCGTGGCGGTCAAGGCCGACGATGAACTCAAACCTTCCAAGCCCACTCTAAACAGCTAG
- a CDS encoding PspA/IM30 family protein, with amino-acid sequence MLSMSQSPRNAPSALRYRLAPDSAAKAALEATFRAYDRMMEILDEVARSHNVGSNVVLLHAHAYDPIRKQTALPSRLVTLGLRDRAEYRAAQGRRLPLDDKLAKIKGPATISIATVEGRFSVPFDYAGYAEGWGQSVPARLIRTDDGFEVHYGVTPNNLPEEENAMDTIAAAPENFLSRVGRLIAGIAYDAIEQAEGKNKLKVVGQAIREIERAESEARDGLAAARAEEYRLNARRTEIEREMADLAPKIEGAIADSRDDLARAGIARQMDLEAQFDVLSRAIDENNEKIEQCITSLRAVLSALQDAEQRRADLEKSEAAANHQASTSSRKQGGGSAAAKALRAGRAVARATGVPPGIPYSSDIDELSTLHRDKEIAARLARLKSRS; translated from the coding sequence GTGCTTTCCATGAGCCAGTCGCCCCGAAACGCGCCGTCCGCGCTGCGTTACAGGCTTGCCCCTGATTCGGCCGCCAAGGCCGCGCTGGAGGCGACGTTCAGGGCTTATGACCGCATGATGGAGATCCTCGATGAGGTCGCGCGGAGCCACAATGTCGGCTCCAATGTCGTCCTGCTGCATGCCCACGCCTATGACCCGATCCGCAAACAGACCGCGCTGCCTTCGCGCCTGGTGACGCTGGGCCTGCGTGACCGCGCCGAGTATCGCGCGGCACAGGGCCGCCGTCTGCCGCTCGACGACAAGCTCGCCAAGATCAAGGGGCCGGCCACCATCTCGATTGCGACCGTCGAGGGACGCTTCAGCGTGCCCTTCGACTATGCCGGCTATGCCGAGGGCTGGGGGCAAAGCGTGCCCGCGCGCCTCATCCGCACCGACGACGGCTTTGAAGTTCACTACGGCGTCACGCCGAACAATCTGCCAGAGGAGGAGAACGCCATGGATACCATCGCTGCCGCTCCCGAAAACTTCCTGTCCCGGGTCGGGCGCCTGATCGCCGGGATCGCCTATGACGCGATCGAGCAGGCGGAAGGCAAGAACAAGCTGAAAGTGGTCGGGCAGGCCATCCGCGAGATCGAGCGGGCCGAGAGCGAAGCGCGCGACGGGCTGGCCGCTGCGCGTGCCGAGGAGTATCGCCTCAACGCGCGCCGTACCGAGATCGAACGTGAGATGGCCGATCTCGCCCCCAAGATCGAGGGCGCGATCGCTGACAGCCGCGACGATCTCGCCCGCGCCGGCATCGCGCGGCAGATGGATCTGGAGGCGCAGTTCGATGTGCTCTCCCGGGCCATCGACGAGAACAACGAGAAGATCGAGCAATGCATCACCTCGCTGCGCGCGGTGCTGTCTGCGCTCCAGGACGCCGAGCAGCGCCGTGCCGATCTCGAAAAGAGCGAGGCGGCGGCAAACCATCAGGCCTCGACGTCATCCCGAAAACAGGGCGGCGGCTCTGCGGCAGCGAAGGCGTTGCGGGCGGGCAGGGCGGTGGCACGCGCCACCGGCGTGCCGCCGGGTATTCCCTATTCGAGCGACATCGACGAGCTCAGCACGCTGCATCGCGACAAGGAAATTGCGGCGAGGCTCGCGCGATTGAAGTCGCGCTCCTGA
- a CDS encoding ABC transporter permease produces the protein MDISLRYRRTVIGPLWITLTLAATIASVGTVYAALFRQDIATFLPSFAVGLIVWTLIATTLQEGSNIFVASGHLIKAVPAPLIVHILQMIARNVLIFAHHLVIVVLLYVVMPWPLHWSMLLALPGFAILFLALLGGSVALGMLCARFRDIGSAIVSGLQFVFFLTPIIWTEDSARGTAFHWLTRVNPFATLLDLVRRPLLSQPTDAEQWLLGALYAIVVAVIGLGCYAKYRHRVAYWL, from the coding sequence ATGGACATTTCGCTGCGCTACCGCAGGACCGTGATCGGCCCGCTCTGGATCACGCTGACGCTGGCCGCGACGATCGCAAGTGTCGGCACCGTCTATGCGGCGCTGTTCAGGCAGGACATCGCCACCTTCCTGCCGTCCTTCGCGGTCGGCCTGATCGTATGGACCCTGATCGCCACGACGCTCCAGGAGGGCTCCAACATCTTCGTGGCGTCCGGCCATCTCATCAAGGCGGTGCCGGCGCCGCTGATCGTTCATATCCTCCAGATGATCGCGCGCAACGTCCTCATCTTCGCGCATCATTTGGTGATCGTCGTGCTGCTCTATGTCGTGATGCCCTGGCCGCTGCACTGGAGCATGCTGCTCGCGCTACCCGGGTTTGCGATCCTGTTCCTCGCGCTGCTCGGCGGCTCGGTCGCACTCGGCATGCTCTGCGCGCGTTTTCGCGACATTGGTTCGGCGATCGTCAGCGGCCTGCAATTCGTCTTCTTTCTCACGCCGATCATCTGGACCGAGGACAGCGCGCGCGGCACCGCGTTTCACTGGCTGACGCGGGTCAATCCGTTCGCGACGCTGCTCGATCTGGTGCGGCGGCCTCTGTTGTCGCAGCCGACCGATGCGGAGCAATGGCTGTTAGGGGCCCTCTATGCGATCGTCGTGGCCGTCATCGGCCTCGGCTGCTACGCAAAATACCGCCATCGCGTGGCGTATTGGCTGTGA